DNA sequence from the Nicotiana tomentosiformis chromosome 3, ASM39032v3, whole genome shotgun sequence genome:
ataagaagatgaagaaagattCAGCAGCCCGAAAATGACGAAACAGTAGCGGTAATGGTGgtaatttttggattttgtggtGGTGATTTTGGTGGCGATTCTAATCTTCAGAATTTGATTTAGTTTAGTTttatgatgattttactttttaaattttaatccGGTGGGGATTtaatggtggtggtggtggtggtggtggtggctaTAGAGAAAGGGATGCTGGTAGTGAAAAAGAAATCGCTaatggagaaaaagaaaaaggaaaagaaaaaattaaaaaatagtaaaaaggaaaattaaaataaaattgacGTGGCGTCACATGATTGGTGCGTGTGCTCACATATGTTTTGTGAAACTGGTGCTTGTTAGGAAAGGGTTATTTACACCACTTAAAACGATTATAAGGGGGTCATATAGTACCGCCACAAAATTAAAGAGTGCATTAGGTAATTTGCTACCACTCCAATGGGTAACTATGTAATATCCCTAATTTTTATCTATAACagcaaaaaaaatatttaaaagttaaaTATCATTATAGGTGTACAATtgccattcactataaaagcaaatatatatatatatatatatatatatatatatatatatatatatatatatatatatatatgtgcccCTTCCTAAAGCAGGTAAAACAACTGCTTTAGGCCCCACATTTGTGGGAGGCTATTTTTTGTTATAACTAATAAGTTATATATAAGTTTAAAAAAATTATGTGAGTGAAAaagtttgatttatttttttaacaAATATAGAGAAGAAGAATTTGCAACTGTTATGATCTCTGCCAAGAAAATTGCATTGTGATATATAGGAATGTGATATATAGGAAGAAATAATTTGATGAGAATATTGATAATGAAATCTCAAAATCTCTCGAAGAGTCCTTTAGAGTTGATTACTTTTTATAAATAATAGACTAGGTtatttttcacttcaaaatagatttgaacaattcgaagcatatgaatatatttttgatttttctatttAGCGGAAAAAAACCTAGAtagaaaatttgaaaaaatattaccTTAATCTTGAATGTTCCTAAGTATAACAATCAATCtgatattgatggtttagatttatttttgAATAAATAGTGCTAAAAAATAGTACAAGTAGAAAATAACAGTTTAATTGATATGCTTAATCAAATAAAAAGATTTGATATTTTTCCAAATGcctatattgcttatagaatattGTTAATAACTCATGTTACCGTTACTTCATCGAaaagaagtttttcaaaattaaaattgataaaatcttaccaAATATCAACAATGCCCCAAGAGATGTTAAATGGATTAGATATAATATCAATTGAGAAAGACTTATTAGGAGAAATTggttataagaaaattattaataactttgcatctaaaaaaagttagaaaaataaaattcaaataaaaaataataactcTTTTTAAAGAAATTAAGGCCCCTTAtaaagtttggctttaggccacaaaaTTTATCGGGCCGCCCCtgttatgtatatatgtatgtatgtatatatgtatgtatgtatgtatgtgtattaaatgtatttaaaataatttaaagtgaagtagtttaaaaataaatttttaaaaataaataaagttcTTATATAGTATTAAATTTTATGAAGTTCTAAGAAAAAGAATAAACATTTTATCACCTACATGAAAATATTATTCACATCTTTGAAGAAAATGATGAGGTATTGATTGCTGGATTTGGTCGAAAAGGCCATGCCGTGGGAGATATTCCTGGTGTCAGATTCAAGGTGGTGAAGGTATCTGGTGTATCTCTCTTGGCTCTCTTCAAGGAGAAGAAAGAGAAACCAAGATCTTAATTTTTCAGTTTTGCCAAAACACTGTTGCCATGTACTTTTAGCTGTCTTGAGTTACTACTTTCTTGAACAACTATTTTTAATCTAGGCATATTGCACTGGAATTTTGGTTCATCTCCCTTGAGTTGTGGTGTTACCTAACATCTTGTAACCCCCTCCCCCCGTCCCCCCCCCCCGGTTGTAAAAAACTTGTGGTGAGGTTTCTATAAGGCTTCTTcagtccaaaaaaaaaaaaattattcacaTCTTTTATTGAAATAGAGAGAATATTTTTTAAAAGATATATATTGCAAATAAAACTCCTAAATAAGAATATTCAATAAGATTGTTATGTAATTAAATATATACACTAGCATTCTATGGAAATGATGATAGGCTGTAATTGAGTTACAAAGACATCCCCAATCTGTTAATTATGACTAGCTTAGATTATATATGTTAAAACAAAGCTCAATGTATATGTGGTGATATTTTTCAAAGACTCATATCTTGCATCCCAAAGCCCAAGGTTCATGGTAAAAGATTTTAATGCTTCTATATTTTTTCGAacttgatatacaaaatatattttaTGCTTACGgtttaccctaaaattcgagtaacaattaaacttatttagtgattttaaggatacttGATTTAATCTAATACCAATTGACAAACAAGGAattgaatagataatctgaataaGAAAATAGATCAAACCAGTGTTCTAGCAGcgctttcgacctcgattcgagatggtctcgaggttgagTCAGAAGAACAATAAAGAACAGAGGATCAACAATGATGAACAGTAATGGAGAGTAAGTAAAATAAAGAATAACACTTTTGTATATCTTTAACAGTGAATCAATGCCCCCCACAAACGaatggggtccctctttatatagtagaggaatcctaaataaggtacaattctaataacggaaacaaatctcatgattggcgtcaataaccgcttgattcgatctgttccgggattttcgccgagatcttcggtcggttgctaatatctcgccattccgttattatgccctACTCGTAGTCagtcatgctcggtctcgatcttcggCGAGCACGTCGATCTTCATGGTCCATACTCTGACATTGAGCCCGAGCCCGGTCTATTACGAGCTCGctctcgaggcagctcctcgTGCCTTCGAAATCTGACATGCccaatttcgaccgtatacagatagtccccgcgTTTCTTagaataaaatgataagaaacgTTTTGAGCCTTGATTTTCCGAAACTCTGATCATCATGACGTAAGTGATGGATATGATCGAAATGTCTCGTCGGTTCAGTTCCCCAAATCATTAATGCCTGTCAGTTAGTGGTCGACCACTAGTACCACCGAACCGTCGTCATGAGCCTATAAATACCCGTTCCTTCATTGAATCAAACTGTACTTTTGCTTTAATCAAACCTCTAAGTCTTCTCACTCTTTTCGTCTCCTCCTTTTCGCCGCCTGAGAGCCATCTTCATTAGCACTAAAACCATCAGTTTTTCATCTTCCTTCACTTTTCTTTACTTATAGaaatggcaaaaacctcaaagACTGTACCGCAGAAGGAGAAAACTTCCTCTTCCTGGCCGTCCGGCGGTAAGGCGCCGATGGAGCCGCTTCCCCACGAGTATGTTCCCGGCCCATGTACTCTAAAATCTGATTTCAAGGTCGAAAACCCTTCATCGATtccgggccgatgtgagcatgtgtcgatgtacatgtgctcaatAACAAAGAGCCACCTCGAGGACGTGAAGAGGGAATGCAACTGGGGTCCTGAGGTAGTGGTGCAAATTCCTGCTCCTGAAGAGAGCATCACCACTTATGTGGAGGGGTtcctaagtatttacacttatcccttcatatTAGGTCCTCTCGACCCAGTGATTATTGATCTttgtaaaagatatcaggtcaccctcggccaaattcacccatctctatggcgcatagtaatcatGTTGCGCTTCTTCTCTAGCAAGGCCGGGGGGCTAGAGTTTACTCTAAATCACTCATGCGGTTGTACCGGCCTCGAATCTATCGAGGACTGATCAGGCTCCAACGCTGGGGCCTTGATCTCGAGCATCaacgaggacaaggatcggggttggatgagccgtTTTGTACGGGTGAGGACTCGTGACATtatcccggaagagaagatgaTGTTCCCTAAAGAGTGGAACTTCAATCGCAAGTGATCTTTTAAACTTTGTTCTTCGTACCTTCTTCGACTTCGCCTAATATCTCCTTTCGACATGCAGCTGCTCCTTGGATGCCTCAAGCGGTACCAGACCTCgaagattgggttcggaagttagcctcgacttccacTTCTGCCGAACGCGCATGGAGTGATTTGGCAaagggcagatgggaggccaataATTACGGTAAGGATCTCCTTTTCATGTTTTGAAACATTTTTTATACTTCATTCGTCACTAATTTTCTTTAATACAGGCCTGACCAAGGATGTTATTTTGAGGCCTTCAAGTGGCGAGGAAGAAACCAAGTCCCCGTTTCCAAAGCCAGAGGAAGACAAAAAGAGGAAAACTGCCTCGTAAtccgaggaccccaagcccaaacctcgaagggtgaggagaaaaATGATCGCTCTcacgatggactcggtccaaaaaTTGAGAGACGAAGAAGAGTAAGAAGAGGAAAATGCCTCGGCACTGACGGTCTGACCTAGGACAACCGTCGAAGTCTCCAAACCTTCCGAGCCGATGGCGGCTATTAAAATAAAGCCTCATGTCGAGGAGGCTTCCGAAAAGTAATCGGGTAGGGATCCCGAATTACCAGAGGTCGAGATCGTTTCTCGGCAATCTACAAATACACCGGACGGGTTCAGTTCTGAGACCCCGAAGATCGATCAAAGCGTCCCGAGCGACTTGCTCGGGACCATGATAGCAAGTCacttgccttctcttccgacTTTCTATGGGGAGGCGCTaagggaagctcgagaattgaagacccctgatataggcagaggctctagtgtaggggatcccttttgggactgctttactggagtcgatgatgcctctgatATCAGTGACGCTTCGATTcttttagaagaggcccaacgacTCTTATCTCGGGTAGGAATCTGTTTACTGCACTTCTTTTCttcactctttttttttcttctaaatctGACTTGTGTTTTCCTTTTTTGTGTAGGCCTTCGCCAAGCTTCGAGCTGACCTCAACCAGTGTGAAACCAAGCTCCAAAAGGTCTCGGAGGAGAGGAACGCTCTGAAGCTTCTTTGTGGCCAAAAAGACGAGATTATAAAGGACCTTCAAGCGAATTTGGCCAAGGCTCGTGAGGAAGAGGCCGAGCTAGATAAGCAAGTGAGCATCCTTTTGATAGAGTATGGACTCGACCCAACAGTGGAAGCTAATACTTCGTTATCTCAACTACAGCAAAAGGTTAAAAGGATCGAGCTGCTTCGGGGAGAAGTCGATCAGGTCAAGGCCGATTGTGATCGGTGGATGGATAATATGGACCGCCTAGATGTAGAAAAAGAAACTTCCTTGGCCAAACGGTCATCGGCCGAGGTTCAACTTCGGGGCGTCAAAGAGAAAAGTTCGGCCCAAGCCAAGAGGATCAAGGAACTCGAAAccgggcttgctgaggccaaggcggagatcGAGAAGACAAAAGTCATGGCGTACAAGTCCATTTCCATGTACCGGGCCAATGTTGAGACTCAAATGCAGGTAAGGGAGGCTTCTGACCGAGAGCAATAGATTATCGACTCGGTCAAGTGTCAATCccagagggaaaccctcgaggaaatccatactcgaggttttgacctttCCGAGGAGATAGCCCGAGCCAAGGTGATTGAGGCCGAAGCCAGGCAGCTTGCCTCCTTCGATGACgaagacgatgatgaagaaggcagtcgaggcagatccgatgaggggcctgaaggagaAGTTGTTCCCGAAGAAGAGGTCGAAACCGGCCGTAGTTAGAACTTAGTTTCCCTTTTTGTAAGACCTTGATCGATCTCTTGTTAATAACCTTTTCTGTTaatatatataatagaaaaaCTTCTTTTGAATGTCTTCTCAATTTTAAGTTCAAATGTGTTTTATGCTTTTGCCTTGTGAGAATTCTGTTGGCGTAGCCTCTGTAATCAAGTGAGCACTAGTTCGGACTTAGAacaaaacccttaggttttttaggcACGCAAGGGCGAGTTCTCGAGTTCAATAATATATTCgagatttcggatggcttgatcgatgCCACTACTGCACCATTTTTATAACTAAGTTCGAGTATGTTTCGAACTTAAAATAGaataaacccttaggtttttatcAAATAATGAGTAATTTTTGAACTTACAGTAATataccccttaaggttttatggcGGATCCTTGAGCTAAGTTCAAGTCAACTTTATTTGAACttggaatagtggaacccttaggtccgagttgagtgagaacaaagtctcgaactctaaatgtattggcccttaggctcttttaggttgggcccatatggcctctaaaagacgACTATTATTTCCCCCTTTCGGCTTATAAGACAAAGTCCGATGTCGGTTGAAACCATtctgctttttgtgccttagcacgtttgtgttaaaGATAATTTGAAACCTCTTAAGatttttcgagggctgattttatcgaagcccttttgattgTTTGCCGAGGATAGCCTTTTTTTAACCGGTTTTTCAGAGAATTTGAAGGCCTATCATTATTGTGGAATTCGGACATCTCCGAGCCGCGTTATTTAGGCTGTAGCATTTAGTTTGGCCATAGCCTTTATTTTGGCCGTAGccttgggcttatttcccaataacattTCGAACTTGTTTGAAATGTCAGTCTCCGAGAATGGtggccttggcctatagatcgaggggtgcctttttgaggtcttatgaatttgtgAATATACACTCGAATACGCCTATCATCGATGGTAGTCCCGAGAGTACACTTGCACTTTGGCTCTTGAGCCGTTTCTCGTAATATCATAAGCATGAAGTTTGTAAAGTAGATAATTTTCTTTGAGATACAAAGTGTTTAAATGAAGAGAGAGTGCTTCTTTGAATAGTTTATACATGTATACATGTTTTGCCACCGGGGATCGACTAATTTATATGGACACGATTCACTTGACCGTTTGGTCCATTACAAAGCTTCTCTATCGAGGCCTTTTGACATGAAGTACTATTCTCGAGAATACATCATCCGAGAGTGAtgccctccagtattcgaggttgatttcaaagaagccttggatactattaAATTAtactcaggtagcacataattgttgcctcgttaaaaatctcgccggaaaaacccagttgggataaaaaccgatctaagggaaaaagagtgtaatgcgtactttaaaacctgaggtctcgatgtctttggtcgaactcctgcaatgagttagcatCGAATATATATAGACGAAAGAAGGGAGAAAGTCATACCTCAACAATTATATCGTTTGAGAAatgatatgttccagttgtttggtaatggttCGCTATCCATCATTCCGAGTTTATAAGAGCCTTTTCCGattatatcgaggacttgatagggtccttcccaattcgggccgagcttcccttcattaagATCTCaagtgttgatggtgaccttccttaggactaagttcccgaccctgaagtggcgaaggttggttcttccattatagtacctttcgattcgttgcttttgtgcatcCATTCGAACAAGTgtcgcttctcatttttcatctaatagttcgaggctagtattcatagcctcgtggtttGATTCCTCCGATGCATGTCGAAACCTTACGCTGGGTTCTCTgacttcgactggaattaaggcttcagagccatacactaaggaaaacggAGTTGCCCCTGTACTGGGCTTCGATGTtattcgatacgcccaaaggacttcgggcaaaatttctctccattttcctttagcttcgttcaatcttttcttcaggttttggatgatagtcttgttcgtcgattcggcctgtccgttcccactagggtgatacggtgttgacaatatattttttattttatgatcttcgagaaatttcatcactttactgccgataaattgcttaccattgtcgcatactatttctgcgggtatcccgaatcgacacacgatgtgatcccagatgaagcctataacctctttttctcttactttctcgaacgcctgcgcttcaatccatttaaaaaaatagtcagtcataaataaaatgaacttagatTTACGTGGGGCCGATGGAAGGGGTCCGACGATATCTaccccctatttcatgaatggccatgaggatatgactgaatgaagttgttctccgggctgatggatcatcggtgcaaacctttgacatttatcacattttcgaacaaactccttagtatccttttccatgctatcccagtagtatcctgctctaatgattttgtgaactAATGATTCGGTGCCGGAGTGATTCAAACAAGTGCCTTCATgaacctctcgtaaaacataattggTGCCTCCCGGTCCTAAgcacactgccaatggtccatcgaatgttcttctgtatAACGTTCTATCTTTacccaatgtgaatcgagcaactttggttcgTAAGGTCCTCGACTCCTTAGGGTCCGATAGGAACtttccattcttcaagtattcaatatatttattcctctaaTCCCatgttaagcttgtagagtttacctcggcatgaccttcctcgatcacggatctcgagagttgaatgacagtccccaagctaatctcatcttcctcgacctacgaccccaagtttgcaagtgcatcggcctcactgttttgttctcgaggtacatgctgtaaagtccattccttgaaacggtgc
Encoded proteins:
- the LOC138907354 gene encoding kinesin-like protein KIN-14N, coding for MIASHLPSLPTFYGEALREARELKTPDIGRGSSVGDPFWDCFTGVDDASDISDASILLEEAQRLLSRAFAKLRADLNQCETKLQKVSEERNALKLLCGQKDEIIKDLQANLAKAREEEAELDKQVSILLIEYGLDPTVEANTSLSQLQQKVKRIELLRGEVDQVKADCDRWMDNMDRLDVEKETSLAKRSSAEVQLRGVKEKSSAQAKRIKELETGLAEAKAEIEKTKVMAYKSISMYRANVETQMQRETLEEIHTRGFDLSEEIARAKVIEAEARQLASFDDEDDDEEGSRGRSDEGPEGEVVPEEEVETGRS